In Nocardia sp. NBC_00403, the DNA window GGCCATGTCCGCCAAGCCCTCGAGCGTGACCTCGGTGCGGGCGACACTCGCCTCGCCGAGGCGGAAGCGGCCCTGCGCGATCTGATGGCACGGTTCGGCGCCGACCGGGTGAGCGTGGAGCTCACTCACCACGGCATTCCGGAGGACGACGAGCGCAACGCCCATCTCGTCGCGCTGGCCGACCGGCTCGGTCTACCCGTGCTGGCCACCACCGGAGCGCATTTCGCCGGACCCGGCCAGCGTCGCCGCGCCATGGCGCTCGCGGCGATCAGGTCGCGCCGGAGCCTGGACGAGATCGCAGGCTGGCTGGCTCCCACCGGCGGTGCACACTTGCGCTCCGGCGCGGAGATGGCGCAGCTGTTCGCCGCCTGTCCGCAGGCGGTGGCGAACGCGGTGGCGCTCGCCCGCGAATGCGCCTTCGATCTGAAGTTGATCGCACCGAGGTTGCCGCCGTTCGATGTGCCCGCTGGACACGACGAGAAGTCGTGGCTGCGTGAGCTGACACTCGCGGGCGCTGCCGACCGATATGGTCCACGAGCGGGAAATCCCCGGGCATACCAGCAGATCGAGCACGAGCTCGCCGTGATCGACAAGCTGGAGTTCCCCGGCTACTTCCTGGTGGTGCACGACATCGTCACCTTCTGCAAGGACAACGACATCCTGTGCCAGGGCCGTGGTTCGGCGGCCAACTCGGCGGTCTGCTACGCGATCGGCATCACCAATGTCGACCCCGTCGCCAACAATCTGCTGTTCGAACGGTTCCTCTCCCCAGAGCGCGACGGCCCGCCCGATATCGATGTCGACATCGAATCCGATCGCCGTGAGGAGGCGATCCAGCACGTCTACACCAAATACGGTCGTGACTATGCCGCTCAGGTGGCCAATGTGATCACCTACCGCGGTAAGTCCGCGGTGCGTGATGCCGCACGCGCACTGGGCTTTTCGCCGGGCCAGCAGGATGCGTGGAGCAAACAGGTGAGCCGCTGGACCGGCGTCGGTGGCGAGACCGGCACCGACATTCCCGCGGAGGTGCTCGAGTTGGCCACCGAAATCGAGGGTTTGCCGAGGCATCTGGGCATCCACTCCGGCGGCATGGTGATCTGCGACCGGCCCATCGCCGATGTCTGCCCGGTAGAGTGGGCGCGGATGCCCGGCCGCAGTGTGCTGCAGTGGGACAAGGACGATTGCGCCGCGGTCAATCTGGTGAAGTTCGATCTGCTCGGCCTCGGCATGCTCTCCGCACTGCACTACATGATCGATATGGTGCGCGAGCACAAGGAGGAGACGGTCGAGCTGCACAAGCTGGACCTGAAGGAAGCCGCCGTCTACGAAATGCTGTCGCGCGCCGACTCGGTGGGCGTTTTCCAGGTGGAGTCACGCGCTCAGATGGCCACGCTGCCCCGGTTGAAACCGCGGAAATTCTACGACCTGGTCGTGGAGGTGGCGCTGATTCGACCGGGTCCGATCCAAGGCGGCTCGGTACACCCCTACATCCGCCGCCGCAACGGGCTCGAAGAGGTGACCTATGACCATGAGGCCCTGCGGAATTCGCTCGCGCGTACCCTCGGCGTACCGCTGTTCCAGGAGCAGCTCATGCAGATGGCCGTCGATGTCGCCGGTTTCACCGCCGCCGAGGCCGACCAGCTGCGCCGCGCCATGGGTTCCAAACGCTCCCCGGAGCGCATGGAGCGACTCAAGGACCGGCTGTACGAGGGGATGCGCGAGCTGCACGGCATCACCGGCGAGATCGCCGACCGGATCTACGAAAAGCTCTATGCCTTCGCGAATTTCGGCTTTCCGGAAAGCCATTCGCAGAGCTTCGCCTCGATCGTGTTCTATTCGTCGTGGTTCAAGCTGCACCATCCCGCGGCGTTCTGCGCCGGTTTGCTGCGCGCCCAGCCGATGGGCTTCTACTCTCCGCAGTCGCTGGTCGCCGATGCCCGCAGGCACGGGGTGCTCGTGCACGGTCCCGACATCAACGCCAGCCGCGCCGAACCGACTCTCGAGCAGCGCGGCACCCAGGTGCGCCTCGGCCTCGCGGCAATCCGCCACATCGGCGCCGATCTCGCCGAACGCATTGTCGCGGCCCGCGGGTCGGTGCCGTACACCTCCTTCGTCGACCTCACCGGCCGCGTGGAACTCACTGTCACTCAAGCGGAGTCACTCGCCACGGCGGGCGCGCTCGGCAGCCTCGGCAGCACTCGCCGCGAGGCGCTCTGGGCGGCGGGCGCCGCCGCGGGTGAACGTCCCGATCGCCTGCCCGGCACCGGCGCCGCCACCACCGCCCCCGCCTTGCCCGGCATGAGCGAGCTCGAACTCGCCGCCGCCGACGTCTGGGCCACCGGCGTCTCACCTGGCAGCTACCCCACCGAATTCCTGCGCCCCCAACTCGACGCCCTCGGTGTCATCCCCGCCTCCGGCCTGCTCGCCGTCCCCGACGGCTCCCGAGTCCTGGTCGGCGGCGCCGTCACCCACCGGCAGCGCCCCGCCACCGCCGCGGGCGTCACCTTCCTCAACCTGGAAGACGAAACCGGCATGGTGAACGTCGTCTGCTCGGTGGGCCTGTGGACCCGTTACCGCCGCCTGGCCCAGGGCGCCCCTGCTCTCCTCATCCGCGGCCGCGTCCAGAACGCCGAAGGTGCGGTCAGCGTGGTCGCCGAGCATCTGCAGCGCATGGACCTGCGTATCGAGGCGAAGTCTCGCGACTTCCGTTGACGCTCAGAACATTCCGTTCTGGTTGACGGAATCCGCCGGGATCGGCTGGATGACATCCCAATGTTCGGCGAGCTTTCCGCCGTCGAGCCGGAAGATATCCATGATCGCCAGGCCGCCGCCGACGACGCGGCGTCGGTCACGCTCGATCTGCGTGCGGCAGTCCACGGTGCGGTATCGATCCGACTCAACCAGCCGGACCAGCCGTGGCCGCCGCTCACCGATCAGATCGAAAGGTTCCTCGTCAGGCTGGTCGGCGTCGCACCGGCGGGATAACCCGGGTGGCGAGCTCGGTGACCGAACTCACTGCAGCGGCTAGTCTTCGGTCATGCGCAAGCTTGCTGTCGTGATGACCGGCCTGCTGGGTTTGACGTTGCTCGTCGGGTGCGGTGACGACAACGGCAGCTCCGCCTCGGATGGGTCGACCATGGCCACCGCCGTCGCTCCCGCACCCGCGATCGCGCCGCCAGGGCTGCGCGAACAAGGCCCGGCGACGAAACAGGACAACCGTGGGCAAGGCGGTGCGTCGATCACGCTGCGTAAGGAGGTCGTCACCGGCAGCGTGTCCCTCACCGCGAGCGACCCGGTCGGCACCGCCGGCAAGGTTGCCGATCAGGTGCGGCTGCTCGACGGCCGGATCGATAGCCGCACCGAACAACCGGGCAGCGACGACGTCGACCCGAGCGCCACGCTCACGGTGCGGGTGCCCTCGGACAAGACGGACAAGTTCATCGACGGCCTCGGCGGCCTCGGCCGCGTCACCCAGGTGAGCACCAACCGCGATGACGTCACAATGCGGTGGGAAGACCTCGACGCGCGGATCAAGGCGCTCCAGGCCTCGGTCGACCGGCTGCGCGCACTCATCGCCGGCGCAACAAGCACCGCGGATCTCATTGCCGCCGAAAGCGCTTTGTCCAGCCGCCAAGGCGAACTCGACAGTCTCACCGCGCAGAAACGTCACCTCGACGACCAGGTCTCGCTGTCCACGTTGACCATCGACATCACCACCGCAGACAAGAAGTCCGACGACGACGGGCCGACCAATTTCTGGGACGGCATCGTCTCGGGTTGGCACTCGCTGATGGACTGGCTGAAGGACGCGGTTGTCTTCAGCGGCAAGGCAATTCCGTGGCTCGGTTTCCTCGTGGTCGTCGGCGCGGTGGTCTGGGGCATCGTGCGCATCGTGCGGCGGCCCGGCCGGAAACCAGGTGCGACGGCTACGGAAGAATCGGCCACGCCGAAGAAACCGGCGGTCGCGGCGGAATCGGTGCCCGAACCGAAGGCTGCGGCCACCTCGAAGAGCCCCGATACCAGCGGCGAGACAGGAGCGGCAGGTGTCGACAGTGGTAAGGGCGACGATAAAACCGAATAGCCGTAAAGGCCCGCTCGTCGAAACCCTCGACGACGGCACTCTGCAGCTGTACGTCCGCGCCCCCGCCGTCGAAGGCAAGGCGAACAAGGCCGCCATCGAGCTGCTTGCCGAGCACTACGGCGTTCCCAAATCCGCTGTCCGCCTGGCCGCCGGCGCGACCTCGCGCTTCAAACGCTTCGAAGTCGACCTCTGAAATTCGTGGGCTCCCGGATAAGGGACGAGGCGTTTACACCCCGCCGGGAAAACCGAGTTGCCGCCAAGCTTCGTACACGGTGACCGCGGCTGCGTTGGACAGGTTCATCGACCGCCGCCCCGGCAGCATGGGAATCCGCAACTGCTCAGTGATATGCGAGTCGGCAAGCACCTCCGTGGGCAGACCGGTTGGCTCGGTGCCGAACAACAGCACATCCCCCTTCCGATAGGTCACCTCGGTGTAGTGCGTCCGGGCCTGCGTAGTGAACGCGAACACTCGCTCGGGCCGCAGCGCCTGCCACGCCGCCGCCAAATTCTCGTGCACCGTCACCGAAGCCAGATCGTGGTAGTCCAACCCGGCCCGTCGCAGCTTCGACTCCGAAAGGTCGAACCCCAGCGGTTCGACCAAATGCAGCTCACACCCGGTCCCGGCGGCCAGTCGGATCGCATTGCCGGTATTCCCCGGGATGGCAGGCTCGTGAAACATCAATCGGAACACCAGGCCAGTCAATCAGGTTCTGTTGCAGCCAACTTGTTTGCCTACCGTCGGCGATCGCAGGATCGGCCATGCACGCGGGTGCGTCGGCTGTGCGCCGGAGAAGCCCTACTCGGCAGGCCGCTCCGGCAGGGCGCAGGCCATGCCGTCCGCCATTCCGGTTGGACGCACGCCGAGGCCCTGGTTGAGGCGGGCCCGTTCGTTCTCCCAGGCGATGGTGGTGGCCAACTCGGTGACCTGTGCCTTGGTCAGCTGTGCCAGCAAGGCGGTGCGCAGGTCGTCGAGCTCGGTGGCCGGGGTCGCGGTCATGGCTTCGGCGAAGGAGATGACGAGTCTCTCCAGGTCGCTGTAGGCGTCGCTGGTTCGGTAACGCGGCAGGTCGGTGAGTTGCTGCTCGGTGAGGCCGCTCGACCGGGCCACCGCGGAGCCGATGTCCAGGCAGAACTCGCAGTTGACAAGGCCGGCGGTTTTCAATTCGGCAAGGTCCTTGAGCTTCGGATCCAGTCGATTGCTGAACAGCATGGCCGTCTCGTACCCGATCGTGCTCATCAGGACCTGTGGTCGTCGGATGAGCCAGCCGAGTAGATCGGACCGGTTTCGCTTCGCCTGCCGAATCGCGAGCAGGGTTTGTCGAATCCGTGCGAATGCCTTCATTGCCGGGACCTCCTTGCGTCGGATCAACCCACCGTACCTCGAAACTACGCTCCGTAGTAGAAACTTTCCACGCTCCGAAACGGTGGTGCCGGTCGGCGGCGCGGCCTTGTTTACGCCGGACATCTCATCGAGGTCGAAGGCGTCGCCGTCGTCGAATAACTCACGGTGGGATGACCGCTGTCTGTGACCGGCCGCCTGGTGTCTGCAAGAATCGGTGCCGTGACCGACGTGGACGCCTCTGCCGCCGACCGGCAGTCCGGTAGGAACCGGGGTGAGCAGTTCCTGCGCTCTCACCTGCCGATGGTCATCGTGGCGGTGGTCATCGTGCTCGCGGTGATTTTTGTCGCCTCGGATCGCTGGCGTCGTGGGGCGCTGTTCTTCGGTGGCGCGACGCTGCTGGCTGCCGCCTTCCGGCTGTGTCTGCCGACGGCTCGGGTCGGCCTGCTCGCGGTGCGCAGCAAGCCCTTCGATGTCGCGACCTTGAGCATCCTGGGCACCCTGATCGTCTTCATTGCCGCGACGATCAACACCCTCGGCGTCGGCTGACGGGGCAGCGCTCGCGTCGGATTCGTGGCTGGGAGTGACGGAGCGGCATTTCAGGTGGGCGCAAGGTCGTTCGGTTGTCCTCGCCGATGTCGTCGGCGAGGACGACGCCCGCATCGGCTAGTTCACCGGTCGGCGGGGTAGCGCTCGGCGAACACGGTGTGCTCGCGCGGGCGGCGACCGGGGTGCGGTGGGTTGGCGTCGCTGTAGCCGAGGGTGACCATGACCGTGATGGCGAGGTCGGGGCGGTCGTCGATGCCGATGGCCTTCTTGACGAGGTCCGGGTCCCAGCCGTTCATCGGCGCCGAGGACAGGCCGAGGCTGGTGGCGGCGAGCATGACGTAGGTTGCCGCGATCATCGCATTCTTCACGGCGTTCTCGCGGATCAGCCCGCGTTGGTGCAGCGAGTGGAATTCGGCGCGGGAGTCGAACATCGCGGTGAACTCCGCGTTCCATGCGCCGTTGCGGCCCGCCAGTTCGGCGATGTCGGTATTGCTCGCCTCCCAGGCTGCCGTCTCGGCGACGAAGACCAGCACCACCGGCGCCTCCAGCGGTTGCGGCTGACCGAAGGCGGCGGACGACAGGTTGTGGCGGCCGGACTCACTGGTCACCACCACGATCGAACGGTCTTGCATATTCCACGCGGTGGGCGCCTCGACCGCCAGATCCAGCAGCTCCTCGAGCAGTTCCCTCGGCACCGGGTCCGGGCGGTAGTGGCGCGTGGTGCGGCGGGTGCGAATGGCGTCGGGAACCGAAAGTGTCTGTGTTGTCATGATTCTTACTATCGGAGAGTTACTCTCCAATGTGAAGACGGCACTTGAAAGTGCGTTACACTCGAAGACGTGCGTACGATCCATGAGGCCAGTGGGCTGCCTGCCGATGTCTACTCGGCGAAGTGTCCTACCCGGCAGCTCCTCGACCAGGTCGCGGGTAAGTGGACGGTGTTGATCGTGGATGCCCTCGCCGACGGGACCATGCGCTACACAGACCTGTACCGCCGCATCGATGGCGTCTCGCAGAAGATGCTCACGCAAACTCTGCGTCAGCTCGAAACGGACGGATTCGTCACGCGCACAGCACATCCCACCATTCCGCCGCGCGTCGACTACGACCTCACGGAGCTGGGCCACAGCCTGCGCACTCCGATCGCGGCGCTGCGCGAGTGGATCGAGACCAATATCAACCGGGTCGAGGAGGCCAGGCGTCTCGCGGCAGGCTGAGGCCGGTGCGGATATCGCGACCCGATCCACGCCAGGTGTCTCAGGTAGTAAACTGAAACCTCCGGCTCGCAATGGTTTTCATGAGCTATAGCTCGGATGCCTGGCGAGTCCGAGGCCGTCCGGGAACCCGACGGTCCGGTCCGATGCAGCGACTCCAGTGCAGGGGAAACGGCATGAGTGATACCGATGGCGGGAGCGGCGAGGCGCATTCGCTGTGGACCGTGGTGGCCTTCGACGACAACGGCCGCGAGGGCGCGCCGCTCGTGGGGACCGCCATGGCGGGCGATCTGGATATGGCGGCGGGGCTGGTCTGCGCGTATCTACCCGTCCTGGAACAGGATTCGAAGGGCTACTACCTGGTCGCCACGCGCAGCAGGGCGGGCGCGGGTCGGTTGGCCGGCTGCCCCGCGCGGCCTGCGTGGATCAGTAAGCCGTTTCGCAACGGTGCGGAATGGGCGACAGGACCGTGGAGCGTGCTGGAGGATGATCGCGCGCCGGAGGGGTAGTGCCCTATCTCGCTTCGGCCACGACCGCGCGTCCGCTGCGCGCACCGTAGCGGCTGCGCGCCTGTGCCGGTGTGATCGTCTCGAGCTCGGCGGGCGGTGCTCCCTTCAGGTGCTGTTCGAGGATCTGACCCGCCATCGGAGCGATGAACGGCGCCGAGGCAATGAGGCCGTAGGAATTGAACGCGGACGCGCCCCACACGATGATCCGCGCGGCGGGGCGGACCAGCAGATCCACGATGCGCGGCCGATCGAACCCGCCGAGCTTGCGCATCCACTTCGGCAGCGTGGCGACCGAAGCCAGCGACAGTAGCCTGCTGCCCGCGAAATAGCTGAGGCCCGCACCGTTGCGCAGTGAGGTCCACAACAGGTGGTGCATGCCCTCCTCGGCGCGCTCGGAGGTGCACAGTCGCGGGCGGACCCTGGCGAAGTACACGCGCACCTCCTCGCGGGAGTGCGGCACGTCTTCCGGCTTGCAGGTCTGCAGTTCGGCTGCGATCGCGCACTCGTGCCAGTAGCGCGTCTCCTCCTCTGGAGACAGCGGGCCGGGCCCGAACATTTCGTAGGCCTCGAGTACCGAGTGCCAGCCAGTGATGTGGATCCACAGCTGGCTCTCCGGGCTGTTGGCGCTGTAGCGCGTCCCGCTTCCGGTTGTCGCAGCCTCGGCGACGGTCGAGGCGTTCGTCGGTGTGACACTGGAGAATCCGACACGCTGGCGATTGATTCTCACCGCGCCGGGCAATGCTCCCGGCGAATACCGTGACGCGCTGCAGAATTCGCGTGCGGGCATCTTCGATCAGGCCGAGGCGCTGGTCCGCATGGGCACCGCGCTCGAGCCGCGGTGGGCGGGTGTGGATTCCGCGCTGCTCACCAACTCGCTGCTGACCATCGCCGAGATGCTCGGCCGATTGGCGGTCAGTGAGCCCGACGTCTATCCCAGAGAGCGGCTGCAGGCCTACGTGCGTTCCATCGTCGGTCTGCTCGTCGGCGCACCCGTCGCCGAATAGGCTTGGGACAAGGTATTTCGTATGCCCGGCAACCAGTGCCCGGGCTCGCCGAAATAACGGGTGTCAGTCGACCGGCTTGCGGTGCACCCGAGCCAGCCGCATCGTCTCGGTCAGCAGCTTCGACACCGCGGCCGCCTCGGTGAGGAACCCGTCGTGGCCGTCGCGCGAATGCACGATCTCCAGTCCATCGCAGCCGGGCAGCCCATCGGCGAGTTCCTGCTGGGTGCGCAGTGGATAGAGCCGATCGGAGTCGACGCCGCCGACCACACACGGCACCGGCGTCGCGGCAAGCGCGGCCTCGACCCCGCCGCGCCCGCGCCCGATGTCGTGCCGGTTCATCGCCTCGGTGAGCAAGACGTAGGTGGCCGGATCGAAACGGCTACAGAGCTTATCGGCCTGATGGTCCAGATAGCTCTGCACCGCATAGCGGCCGCCGCGCCACGGATCCTCGTCGCCCTGTGCGTTGTTCTCGAAGCGGTGATCCAGCTCGGACTCGGTCCGATAGGTCAGGTGCGCGATGCGCCGTGCGATGCCCATGCCGGTCGTCGGGGCGCGATCGGTGTCGTGATAGTCGCCGCCCTGCCAGTCGGGGTCGGCCTTGATCGCGGCGATTTGCGTTGTCTGCGTGCCGATCTGGTCGGCGGTGGCGCGCGCGCCGACGGCGAGCACCAGGGCGGCGCCGACCCGACCCGGGGTGCCGACCATCCACTCCAGCACTCGCATGCCGCCCATCGACCCGCCGACGACCGCGGCCAGCCTTTCGATGCCGAGCAGATCCATCAGCGCCACTTCCGCGTTCACCTGATCGCGGATCGAAATCTCCGGAAACCTTGCACCCCATGGCTTTCCGTCCGGAGCCAGCGAGGTGGGTCCGGTGCTGCCCATGCAGCCGCCGAGCACGTTCGCCGCGATGACACACCACTCGTCGGTGTCGATCGGCGCGCCGGGGCCGACCATGCCGTCCCACCACCCCGGCAGCGGATGGATGTCGTCCGGGCGTCCGATCACATGCGAGTCGCCGGTCAGCGCGTGCTCGACCAGCACCACGTTGTCCAGCGTGGGGGAGAGCTCACCCCAGCGCTGCACGGCCAGGTGCACGTCCTGGACGAGTGCGCCGTTCTCCAGCCGCACGTCCCCGATGGCGATCATGCCGAGCCGCCCGTCCGGCGGTGGCAGGGCCACCGCCGCGGCGGGTCGCACGGCACTCGGTTCGGCGCGCACGGTCACGTCGCCGCCGCCGCGAAACCGGCTCGCAGATCGGCGAGGATGTCGTCGATTCCCTCGATGCCCACCGCCAGCCGAACCAGCCCCGGCGTGACGCCGGAGGCCAACTGCTCCTCGGGTGTCAGCTGCGAGTGCGTGGTCGAGGCGGGATGGATCACGAGAGAACGCACATCACCGATGTTAGCGACATGACTGTGCAGGGCTAATGCGTCCACGAACTTCTTGCCCGCATCGACACCGCCGCTGAGCTCGAACGCAACAATCGCGCCCGGCCCCTTCGGTGCGAGCTGCTTGGCGCGCTCGTGCCACGGCGAGGACGGTAGGCCCGCGTAGTACACCGCTTCGACGGCGGGCTGGCCGGTCAGGAACTCGGCCACCGCCTGCGCATTGGCGACGTGGCGCTCCAGGCGCAGGCTCAGCGTCTCGACGCCCTGACTGATCAAGAAGGCGTTGAACGGCGACACCGCGGCACCGAGGTCGCGCAGCAGCTGCACGCGAGCCTTCAGCGCGTACGCGGGTGCGCCGAGGTCGGCGAACACCGCACCGTGATAGCTCGGGTCCGGTGTGGTGAAACCCGGGAACCGCGGCTCGCCCTGCTCGTCATGCACGGTCCAGTCGAACGTGCCGCCGTCGACGATCACACCCGCGACCGCGGTGCCGTGGCCGCCCAGGTACTTGGTCGCCGAGTGCACGACGATGTCGGCACCGTGCGCGAGCGGCTGGATCAGGTACGGGGTGGCGACCGTGTTGTCCACGATCAGTGGCAGTCCGTTGGCATGCGCGATCGCGGAGATTCCCGGGATGTCGAAGATGGCGCTGCTCGGGTTGGCGATGGTCTCGCCGTAGAACGCCTTGGTGTTCGGCCGGATGGCCGCACGCCACTGCTCCAGGTCGTCGGGGTCCGCCACGAAGGAGACCTCGATGCCGAGCTTGGGCAGCGAGTAGTGGAAGAGGTTGTAGGTGCCGCCGTAGAGGTGCGGACTGGACACGATGTGGTCGCCTGCCGAGGCCAGGTTGAGGATCGCGTAGGTCTCCGCGGCCTGTCCCGAGGCCAGCAGCAGCGCGGCGACGCCACCTTCCAGGGCGGCGATGCGCTGCTCGACCACGCCCTGGGTCGGGTTCATGATCCTGGTGTAGATGTTGCCCGGCTCGGCGAGGCCGAACAACGCGGCCGCGTGATCAGTGTCACGGAAGGCGTAGGAGGTGGTCTGGTAGATCGGGAGGGCGCGGGCGCCGGTGGCCTCGTCCGGGGCCTGCCCCGCGTGGACCTGCTTGGTCTCGAAGGACCACTGCGTCGGATCGGATGCGATCGGATCGAGATCGGCCGCGGACGCGATGGGGTCACTCATGTCTTGCTCCAAAGGGGTTGTTCGCCAGAACTACTTGCTAATGGGATGTGGGCGACGGACAACAACACATTGGGGGTACCTCCTGAAGTGCGCGCTTGCTCTCGACTTTCGAGAGCCCGGTCATCACCCGGAGCACCCCACCGCAGCTGGAGGGTTGCCGTCCAGCAAGCCGGGGCTTCGCGCTGGCACTCATGACCTGATCGGCATCATAGCTGGCGGTCGGTCGACGATCGAAATCGTCGTCGAAACTCACCGGGTTGCGGCGGCCAAGGGGACGCAGCAGATGCGTACGAACTCGTCGAAGGTGGAGAGGAACGCGGCGCGGCCCGCCAAGGCCGCCGCCGCCGGATCGTGTTCGTCGAAGATGTCGACCGAACATTCCATCCCGAGCTGTCCGATCAGCTGCCAGGTGCCGACGATCAGGCGCACCTGCAACGAGTCGGGCTGGGTGTGGAGTCGTTGCGCGAGCACCTCGGCGATCGCGGCGGTCTTGTTGTCGGCGTGCTCGAGGCTGCGCGTACTGACCGACGGACTGCTGCGCAGGATGCGCTGCATTTGCTGGAACTGCCGGAACGACAGCATCCTGTCATTTCCATCTACCGCCTGGTCGATGGTCCGTAGGAAGGCCTCACGCAGCGCTTGCAGCTCGTTGCCGGTGACCGGGAGTCCGCGCAGGGTCTCGGCGACGGTGCGGCCGAAGTCCTTGATCGGCCCGAGGATGATGTCCTCTTTGCTGTCGAAATACCGGTTGATCGTGCGGGGTGAGACGTCGGCGGCATTCGCGATCTGCTCGACGGTGGTGGCATCGAAACCGTGCGCGTCGCAGAGGTCGAGTCCGACCTCGATGATGCGCAACCGGGTTTGCTGCTTCTTGCGCTCGCGCAGGCCGGCAGGCGCCGGATTTACAGCCCGGTCCTGGTCCGGGTCCTGGTTCGACTCGGCGCTGGCAGGGGAGTCCGCTGCTGCGCTCGCGCCGGTCGGCGTTGATGACTCGAGCATCCTTCCACTGTATCGCAACCGGGACTTTTCGTGTCGTTAGCGGTCAAATGTCGGATTGCGACATTTTTCCCTTGACGACAAATGTCTGACAATGACAGGATGGCGTCACGACTTCGAGTTTCAAGGAGATCAAGGTGACCGAGACTGCGACAGCGGTAGACGTTCCGGGAAAACAGGGCAGTTCGGCGCGCTGGTGGGCCCTGGGGGTGATCGCATTGGCCCAGCTCATGGTGGTGCTGGATGCCACCATCGTGACCATCTCGCTGCCGTTCGCACAACGTGATCTCGACATCAGTGATGGCAACAAGCAATGGA includes these proteins:
- a CDS encoding TetR/AcrR family transcriptional regulator gives rise to the protein MLESSTPTGASAAADSPASAESNQDPDQDRAVNPAPAGLRERKKQQTRLRIIEVGLDLCDAHGFDATTVEQIANAADVSPRTINRYFDSKEDIILGPIKDFGRTVAETLRGLPVTGNELQALREAFLRTIDQAVDGNDRMLSFRQFQQMQRILRSSPSVSTRSLEHADNKTAAIAEVLAQRLHTQPDSLQVRLIVGTWQLIGQLGMECSVDIFDEHDPAAAALAGRAAFLSTFDEFVRICCVPLAAATR
- a CDS encoding bifunctional o-acetylhomoserine/o-acetylserine sulfhydrylase; protein product: MSDPIASAADLDPIASDPTQWSFETKQVHAGQAPDEATGARALPIYQTTSYAFRDTDHAAALFGLAEPGNIYTRIMNPTQGVVEQRIAALEGGVAALLLASGQAAETYAILNLASAGDHIVSSPHLYGGTYNLFHYSLPKLGIEVSFVADPDDLEQWRAAIRPNTKAFYGETIANPSSAIFDIPGISAIAHANGLPLIVDNTVATPYLIQPLAHGADIVVHSATKYLGGHGTAVAGVIVDGGTFDWTVHDEQGEPRFPGFTTPDPSYHGAVFADLGAPAYALKARVQLLRDLGAAVSPFNAFLISQGVETLSLRLERHVANAQAVAEFLTGQPAVEAVYYAGLPSSPWHERAKQLAPKGPGAIVAFELSGGVDAGKKFVDALALHSHVANIGDVRSLVIHPASTTHSQLTPEEQLASGVTPGLVRLAVGIEGIDDILADLRAGFAAAAT
- the metX gene encoding homoserine O-acetyltransferase MetX; this translates as MIAIGDVRLENGALVQDVHLAVQRWGELSPTLDNVVLVEHALTGDSHVIGRPDDIHPLPGWWDGMVGPGAPIDTDEWCVIAANVLGGCMGSTGPTSLAPDGKPWGARFPEISIRDQVNAEVALMDLLGIERLAAVVGGSMGGMRVLEWMVGTPGRVGAALVLAVGARATADQIGTQTTQIAAIKADPDWQGGDYHDTDRAPTTGMGIARRIAHLTYRTESELDHRFENNAQGDEDPWRGGRYAVQSYLDHQADKLCSRFDPATYVLLTEAMNRHDIGRGRGGVEAALAATPVPCVVGGVDSDRLYPLRTQQELADGLPGCDGLEIVHSRDGHDGFLTEAAAVSKLLTETMRLARVHRKPVD